The genomic DNA GTTTTGTCATAAACAGATTTGTATGCAGTTGGAATGAGTACTTGAATATCATGGCCCTAATATGGTAAAATAAGcttaaagtgaataagtaacaaaaaaataaaaaacaaagttttaaaaaaataaaaaaacaaacaagcaactgaaaccaaaaataaaccAAAGAGCTGAAACCAAAATCAGTAGGGTATTGAGGTAAGTATTTTATCATTACCCTaataaggtaaaaaaaaaaagcttaaagttaataagtaaaaaaaaaaattgttttcataaacaaaaGTAAAACCAATCAGTGACCAGAAAATAGCAGTAGGGTATTATGTTCAAATGTTATCTCCCATACCTTAGCATCAACAATCAGCAATTCCAAATGTTCTTTTCCATCCTTCACTACTGTCCATTTATCTTTGACTCGAACTGACAGCTTCCACAAATCTTTTTGATCTGTGATAGCAGCAATGAACTCTTTAGGTCTTTCCATTTTCAGGACTTGATGAATAGGTGTTTCCATCTTCAGAACTTCATtcaaaaaaagggaaaaaaaaagtcataaggAAAGGATTAGCTAAATTTTAAGGAGTTGAGAAGATTGTGAACAAAAACTTGaaggaagaaaataataaatgagattTGGACATAAACACAAGTTGGAAAAAACAGATCTGGAAACcatgtgatttttaagaaacaatAAGTTATGACTGAAAAAATGGAAGAACATAAATCTTCTTACTTTTGTGATGTTTAAAAGCATTAGTTAATGATGTTTACCAGTAAATGAAAGAGGGTAGGAATGATAAAGAGGGaagaagtgaaaatgaaaagcaGTTTCTCACCGGTGTTTGAGAGAGGGAACGGATGGTTGTAAAATGTGAAGAGTAGATTATGATGTTAGTAATAAACAAAGGATATAGTACCAGATATGTGTAAATAGTGTAAGTTGATTTCATTGGAATTAGACAACTTGAGATTTGAACAAAATGTGTATTGATATATTTTCCCACCAAATAGTTGTCAATAAAGTTCAGTTGTTGTAACCAATTAAAGTTAGATATATAGTGTTAAGTTTGAACTAATGGTAACTAATAAAGTTACATTACACAATTGGTCCAAACTAATGGTaagttagttaaaaaaaaaaaaaaatttagacaaCTTTTACCCATTAATGAAGGACGTGGCAGAAAAAGAGCTTAGGGCATAAGTGGGTTTTCCACATGATCTTCCTTTCTTATATTAATTAAAGGGGATTGTTGAAGTTAgagttgttttaaataaattatcgtTTTGCAAGATTTCAGTCACTTAAGTATTTGCTTTCAattgctctaaaaaaaaaagtatttgctTTCAATTTCTCTCTAACCGGCCAAATAGGTTGATCATCGAAAGTGAAGCGTTACCGAGAGAGTAAGGGtgcaaaattgtcaattttgaaTCTCATCATTTTGTACAAAGACATATATATGATAAATTACCAATTATTAAGAAGTAAGCATCATTTGGTTTGTTCTTATATAAATGGACAATCAACAAAAGAGGATTAATGACaacaattaaagaaaaaagaaaacactgATAAGAGCTACGGGGATTAGTGAGAGAAAAACTGCAATTTTATGTGTAATTTTTaactttcttttatcttttgttaactATTATGAGTAGATAAACTTCCAACTTAGGGATGAGTTGAGATTGGATGAAAACCTTGTTTTGTGATTTGATGTTTATCTGGATGAAttcaaatgcatttttttatctaatatcttttcttttcgatttttattaattggcttttaaattaatttacatttcATGATTTGAAAGAGAGTGGAATTTGTGAATGCTTGAAATAATATTCTTTTCTTCATAGTCTAGAGATTGACCGGACCCTTAAAATTATCATAACATATACAAAagcttatatttttattttaaattgaccAAGAGATTAGAGGCTGAGGTTAAAGGTTTAATCACTAAAAGATGATAATTAAACACTCTGGAAATTTGATAACAACGCGGGTAATGCATTTATCATGTAGcatcaaattaatattttaaggtTAGAATTCAAGTATTACTCGTCCCCGACATTTTTGTTCTTATTAATTTTAATCCAATCTAGTTGTTTAAAATTGCTTTtgcaataaacaaaaaaatgtaaccTTTTGTTTAGTTAAGCTGCAAATACAATTCAACATTATGTCGCCATTTTTGAGTTTGACATTTGGTCTtactgttttaattttataacttGTACAATTTCGTACACTTGTGAAAATCGTTATCACCTCTAAATATTGGCATATAATCATCGTCTTTGGAAATATTATTTGACGCATTTGCTCTTTGATATGTAGTTTAATTTTGTCAACCTAAGTGTTCCCACATCATCAATGATAGTGCCATTTCATCAAAATTTACTTCAAAATGAGTAGGGGAACAAAAActcaagaaaaattaaaattgagggaccaaaaagTTAACATTTAAAATAGGAGGATCaaaacttcattttaaaaaaaataagagatcAAAAGTACATTTaagtcaaatttatttatccTCTTTTGACAACACAAAAGAGTATCAgcacataaaaatattaaaaattgcaCTCTCACTTACACAACAAAATTCCTActcaatcaataaataaaacataagaAAATTAAGTTAGACTTTCTTTCACATGGACAAGTTTTATATTcaagtaataaaatattttggtaattttaaaaatttaccaATGGGTACGGATATCATTACTCTGATTAGtttaagtatatatatttattttatctacGAATACTTGTTAAACTACATACAACATTGTGTCTGTGATAGATTTTATTCATAGATATATGTAGTACATTTCTTTTGTTGTCATCCCTAGCTATGCatgattatatattaaatttttagcCTAACTCTATCATAATTTCCCACTTctctaaaatgtttttttttttaaggacactTCTCTAAAATGTTGTCACCACAAAGTAAAATAGAAACAGATAATATGAATAGGACTGTAGAGTAAATGTGCATGTAaaggcaaaagttatggtgcataagttatttccttatgcaccgtgcataaacacatcacaaccatcagattttttttattttgaacaaaaatggttttggctcacTTTGGGGGTGTAgaaagcaattatgttgggatttatacacggtgcataaggatttccttatgcaccataaccactcccgTATGTAAGTGCTTACGTTATCAATGGTCCCTATCACAGTCCTTGTCATTGCCAAATTTCCCATACCATTCATTTTTACCTTTTTGACATCCACCATCCCCGCATCGGTGAACAGGGCACATTGCAGCACATTCTTCAAATAGTGACTCATCATTCTTATAGAGACTTACACATGGGAAATACaccaaaattgaaaataaacaacttttttggTAGCTctactttgttaaaaaaaaaaatcttgataacaATTTGCAAATTTTATTTGACTTCTCTTATACATTCCTCCTTAatgtgtgaaagagacgttcaTGCTCtattattgaaaaatacatGGGGTcctataattatatttttttgagagagggTCCTATAATCATAAAAGACAATATTATTTGAGCTTAACGTGGGTCATCTAAATGGATTTTATGTGCTTTGTATCCAATGGACGGTAGAATAATCTCAATTTCTCAAATGTTAAATGATTTACTCATCCATTGTTGTATATTGAGTTTTTTTCTAGAAGAAATAACATGTAAGATTTAGGAAGACCCTCTTTCCCTCTTGACTTGAGGACTGAAAATATCTAAGCATGTCATCTTACAAGCTCTATATATATCACAATTGCAAAAGAGAATAACTAAGAACAtaatttgcttaaaaaaaaaactaagaacaaaattagatttatttttcaaacaatttcaaaagaTAAAAGTTCAATGATGCAATACATTAAGAATGAAGAGTAAAAACACAAATTCTCACCACCTTATTATGATCATGTGAGTACTCTATTTCCTCCACAAACAAATCGACTATAAAAGCTAAAAAGCCCAATttctattttcttgtgcttctTTCCATTTACCTTCCCTTTCCACTTGATCTTCTCAAAAAATTCACTTAAATTGATCCACTTGGAAGAACCTTTGCCATTTCCATTTGAAATCATCACTTCATCAAGATTAGAGAACTTTGTGATGATTTGTTTTGATCCACCAAGATGTGGCCACTCCCTCATTTGTCTCTCAATTATATGAGAAAGTGTGACCAATTCACATGAGTCATATAATGGACTACCACAATCCCATATGGGAAATATTGATCTTTCATCTTTCTGATCTTCTCTAAAATCCTTAGAAGCTACACTACCACTCATCTTGCCACAAGGATAGTAATCTACATTATTTTGGTCTTTCACTTCTATAATATGGTGCCAATGCTGTTCTTTgtaacaaatacaaaataaaatatttatttgggaGATTTAAAATCGCAAGATTCTTGACATATCATGTGCATGATGAGGATAATTATCATCCAAGAACCTACATCTAAAAAGGGCTTTTTCTATACTAATAATTTGCTCAAGTTTGTCCAAGAAAATGACAGATTGGGTGAATTAAATATTGGGTTAGGAATAATAAACCATTTGCTCccctcaaaataataataataataataaccattTGCTATATTGCTGTCTCGAATATGGATCATATTTGTAACCACATCACCAAAAAATGTAGTTAACCTACCATAAGGatacataatttaaaaatatcaaattttgttttatattggACATAGGAGAGGAGATAGACATTTATTTTTTCAcgttttttggttacattttaatttttcaagttGACACAAGTTATATTATGAATTTGTTTTATACCATATTAATTAATAAGAGCTTGCTTGTAACCCACATGCATTGTCACATTTTAtgctaaaattgatttttctatgataattttcaatattaggccaaatgaatcatcatcatatttaGAAATTTGCAACTCATTTGCCTTCATCTGTTGGTGTTGGCTCCGATCTCCCATAGCAAAACAAGGGAGTTATTataatgtactccctccgtccttatatataattactttttGATTTTTTCACTCTTACTAAGAAAAATTGGCGTTGTAGTTAATATGTGTTgcatttgacttaaaatttgATCTTTGTGTTTTAGCAAAGTCGTGGtacaattttgcttttaaaacaGTTTTCTTCGACGAAAATCATGGTCCGAGAAGATAAAATCGTGGCACGGTTTTAGATAACGTTCAGTACTATACTGTGTACTAACGTAAAATCGTAGCACGATTTTGGAAATCATGACACGATTTTGATAGGATCTGAAACACTATTTAAGAACTCCTTGACCCTTTTGTTGAGTAAGCTTGACGAATCTCATGGAAATCAATAGAGGGAACttttagggtccgtttggttcaacAGATaggagggaaggggaggggaaAGGAGGGGAAAGAAAgggaaatattttaattaaacgAGTCTACAAGGGTTTTGCTCCCATCCCttccccttctaaaaattgaaccaaacatatttaGATACTAAAGGTTGAGGGTCGTTGGGAAAGTGTTGCTGCCTTTTTGGGATAGATTCGTGGGGTTAGAAAACACATCAAATGAAAGTCTTTGTGAGTAACTTGGATGAATCTTGGACTACTAAAAAAGAAGATCCTTAAAAAATCAGGCTAAGAGTTGGTTCTCTTTGGGGTTAGATTCTAGATTTGGGAAACAATTGAGAAACATCTTAGGTGAGCGAAATCGAGTCTCTTGTTCTTGGGAGGAGATTGGGACAAAGATAGAAATTTgggtttgttctttgtgagcttgttgaatctaatttcttgtaaccatGTTggatctctttgtaaagaactcattgatagtggtcATTGTTGGATCAAACTAGGTAAACATTTCTTGGTTTTGTTCTCTTTTCTTcactctctttatcttgtttatttttttggttcgATTGTGGTTTTGCTTTACATTTCGtttctagattagatctagattgttgttattgtttgtgGCTATTTTAGTTATTGATATTTGCTCCACAAATTTAAATTACATTGATGTGAAATTTGGAGTtaccgaattcacaacaatgtTAGATACTTATGtttagtcaaaagaaaaaacatgtgatatttatttttcttccattttagtcctttgatctcttaaattttttgtttcattttgatctatgtttataatttaaatgatcaaaatgaatccaaaatatttgatggatttaaGGGAAATAAATGTGTTTGCCGTGCATTGCCATGCTATAGGGCCTCTCGTGCCATATAGCACCGcactttttttgttattattttgcgaaagagaaagagaaatactAGTATAGCGAAAATATCCCATGTATGTAGACAAAGAGCATCTTCTAGTATCCCTCTGCGCGAAATTACATTGTGGGTTTATCCAATGTCAGATTCAGCTTACAAAAccattttaatttcttcaattttaattatatattatttcataGACATAGGATACATATTCATATTTATTCCCGACAACCATGGCCTTTATTTCCCACAATTCAATAaatattcttaattttattaccaACAAAACATGTGGATTTCTATCCAGCATTATGGTAAACCACTTCTTTAGAAATGATGGAGGGGGTGCAACAAAGATGATGAAGATATGGCAGAGACATACTTGGATGTTGGAAAGTGCTTGAGGCAGAGGATAAAACTAATTGAACAATGGATCAAAAGTagaaaatagataaaataaagttgcacactatttaaaaactaaaaagtttAAAGATTAtgcattaatattataaaattgtatTACAAAGTTTTTCAATCAGATTTCACCTTGACcccatttatatatatatatatatatatatattttatagaatttcTCACAAACATATATGTGACAAAATCTGATTAGATGactaagtaaaatatttatacatataagTGCATATTCTTTAAACTACTTATTAGATTGataactttattattattattattctcttATTGAATTTAATCAATTGTAAGCAgaactaaaataattctcaacAACATTCTCCAACAATATTTGCAACACTTTGGTGTTTGTAGGAGCAACACACCTAGGTGTCTTGAACTGACTCACAGCAACACCTAATCCAACATAATGTTCAAGAATCTTCTGGAATGTTCCTTTCCGAACAAGTCGGAGTTCAAGGGCCGCAATACCTTTGACTTTTCTAGAACTAACATAGCCAGCATCAACAAAAGACTTATCCAAACATGTACAACATTCACCAAGCACTTCATCACTTGCTTCACCACTGATTTcccaaaaaataacataatgtCCTGGTTCTTTGGATAAATCAATGTAGCTAGTATAGTCAATCACTTCCATTTTCTCTTCAGCTAACAACATGGAAGCTGTTTCCACTGATAATTGTAAATCATTCTCAGTGTTCTTATCAATGTTGATAGTAAGCATAAGGTTGCTCCTACGAAGAAACTTGATTTTTGGAGTTGAGTTATGGAATCCCATAACCTTTACCACATCCCCTAACCTATATCTGTATAAGCCTGCACATTATCCAAGATTAATTGTCACTAACATAATTAGACTTAATAAAGGTGAGAAAAGGTACATATGTCATGTGATTATGTATGTACTATGTTCCTTATGTAGGGATACAAATTACCtaaatttggtcccataaaggTCATGTGACCAAGCATAAAAGGCAAAGTAACCACTAGAGCACTTACCTTGTGTAACATTTGTTATGTATAACGATTTGTGCTAAAAGCTTTGTCAGAAAGTGAAATCCCTAATCAATTCCTCCATCATTGTCCACTCACTAACCACATACTAATATTTAATTACATTCCCAATATAAACTAACCAGTAACCATTCAATCTTTCCAAAAACACTAATATATTCTTAAGTTCATCATGAACATTTCAAAAGAATCAAAACCTTCGTAgtaacaaaaatacacaaaataatCATTACCAAAATTCACAATAACCACTCTACCTTACACcctagacaaaaacaaaacataaaaagaaaatagtcaATTGTGCTAGCATCAAAATTTCCCATTGTAACAGAACAAAGTAACAGTGGTTGGTGGAATTGTGATTTTAAGTCCTGACACATTAACTAATTTAGAAAATGATAGGTATAGTGTTAAAAGTATATGAAAACCTaaatattttaggtagtttcTAAAGTTTATGAAATATAACTATTTAATTCCTAAAGTATGAAAAGCCGTCGTATTAGTCCTTAACATCTTAATAGTATAGACTAAATTGACgaattttatatactttaaactattattatatttatatactttaGATTTTAAATTGAAGAAAGTTTAATATTTAAAGACTAAATTGACGATTTATTCTAATTCgtaagaagagaaaaaaaggctattaataaatattttagtacCTGCAGGATTGGTGAAAACAACCTCATAATCTTCACCAATCTTCACATCAGTTAATCCAACTGGCTCAAGCTCTACCTTAGTTCCATCAAGTTGTGACAAAGGAATGAATTCAAAGTAAGCAATTTGAGGAAGAACAACATAAGTAGCAAACTCAGGAGCCACTTTAGGATTCACATTTGAAGCAATCCAACCTTCAGAAGAGCCATACTCAGAAGTCAACAAAGGAACCTCTCCTGCATAGTGTCTCAACTTTTTCACATAAGGTTCCATTGCACCAGTCATGATCCCTTGAACATACTTAACATTAGGAAAAAGCTCTGGTATCAGTCCATACCAATTGCTCAATCCTATGCATTTCTTGTGGATCAAGTTAGCTAGTTCAGGATTTGGTTTCAGCAGTTTTGACATTGCAGTTCTAATGGATGGATGTGTGATTCTACTGCTAAGAACACCTTCTTTGATGTCAGTAATAAGTTCTTCCCAAACTTGTTCAAAGGTTCTGAAAGCATAGACAATGCTATGTGcaaatgttgatgaaattaattgaatttcttCTCTGCAAAGCAGTCCACATAAGAGGTGGCAGTAGAGTGATTGGTGAAAATTAGGACTGAATATCACATCATGAGGGCTGCATCCAGGAGATTGAAGTGCTTTCATTGCATGCTTGTATCCTGGATTTCTGAATACATTGGCTGTGGCTGTTGCTACTGTCACACCCCCTTTAGCTTGTGATAGTTTGCTGCTGTAGATGAAGCTTAAGGCCTTGCCATTTTGGATAGGAAACTCTCTGCATAATGgaattttgttagcttttgtAAATTCTAACTAGCAGAAATTCATGTCGAACCGACCCTTCATATTGAAAGTTTGTTTGGTGTCCGACAACGACATGCTTTGGTGTCAGATGTGTCAATAATGTTTCATAGGCACAAAAATTTTATGAAGCATTGACACTTAAACGTAAATACCAGATGTCTAACATGTGTTGGTGTTCGAGGTCTGcatgacactgacacatgtggTTATGTTCGATTactttaattttctcaaattatcatTGTTGTTGACGTGTCAGTGTTTGGGCCAAAGCTTCATAGGCAGCAAAAATCAATAAAGCATTGACATGTAGATGCCGATAATGATGTATAAAATGTAAGCGATTGAATGTAGCATTTGAGCGTCGTGTTGAACATTGACACATGTCGAACGACATGAAGCTGCATAATAATATGAATAATAgtatccttcaaaaaagaaaataagaataataGTAATACCTGTTCCTAAAGGCAAAAGAGGTTTGATAAATCTTCACTGTGGTTTCAAACAATTCATCATTCCATGGTATATATTTTTGCTTCCCTTGACTAGTACCAGAACTGCACAAACACAACACTTTTATCAGATGCATAAACTTGTAACCTTTTCACATTCAGATGGGAAAGTAAATAGAAAATAAGAGTGTTTTGATACCTTAAGGAGATAGCAGTGATTGGTTTTCCGGTGAGAATAGGAGAAACATCACCATCAACAATTCTATTAATATAAGGTTCCAAATCTTTGTAAGTGACCAATGGAACACATGCCTTGAAGCTTTCAGGATCAGTTCTTCCATTCAGTCCTAAACTCTGCAAGTATTCAGCTGATGCATTTTCTTCCAAAATCCTCTTCAGTGTTTCCTTCTGAacattctcagcatcctttgtTAGCCTCTCAAATTCT from Medicago truncatula cultivar Jemalong A17 chromosome 8, MtrunA17r5.0-ANR, whole genome shotgun sequence includes the following:
- the LOC25500734 gene encoding jasmonoyl--L-amino acid synthetase JAR6 isoform X2, with the protein product MKEIIEKFDMENLIEEFERLTKDAENVQKETLKRILEENASAEYLQSLGLNGRTDPESFKACVPLVTYKDLEPYINRIVDGDVSPILTGKPITAISLSSGTSQGKQKYIPWNDELFETTVKIYQTSFAFRNREFPIQNGKALSFIYSSKLSQAKGGVTVATATANVFRNPGYKHAMKALQSPGCSPHDVIFSPNFHQSLYCHLLCGLLCREEIQLISSTFAHSIVYAFRTFEQVWEELITDIKEGVLSSRITHPSIRTAMSKLLKPNPELANLIHKKCIGLSNWYGLIPELFPNVKYVQGIMTGAMEPYVKKLRHYAGEVPLLTSEYGSSEGWIASNVNPKVAPEFATYVVLPQIAYFEFIPLSQLDGTKVELEPVGLTDVKIGEDYEVVFTNPAGLYRYRLGDVVKVMGFHNSTPKIKFLRRSNLMLTINIDKNTENDLQLSVETASMLLAEEKMEVIDYTSYIDLSKEPGHYVIFWEISGEASDEVLGECCTCLDKSFVDAGYVSSRKVKGIAALELRLVRKGTFQKILEHYVGLGVAVSQFKTPRCVAPTNTKVLQILLENVVENYFSSAYN